One Arthrobacter sp. StoSoilB19 DNA window includes the following coding sequences:
- a CDS encoding CDGSH iron-sulfur domain-containing protein translates to MDQESAAGSIVVCPDGPLIVRGDFEIVTPSGDAVPCDRRTVALCRCGASAIKPYCDGTHKMIKFRTEPPAK, encoded by the coding sequence ATGGACCAGGAATCCGCCGCGGGCTCCATCGTGGTCTGCCCGGACGGGCCCCTGATCGTCAGGGGTGATTTCGAGATCGTCACCCCATCCGGGGACGCGGTGCCCTGCGACCGCAGGACCGTTGCCTTGTGCCGCTGCGGCGCCTCGGCCATCAAGCCCTACTGCGACGGCACGCACAAGATGATCAAGTTCCGCACCGAGCCGCCCGCGAAGTAG
- a CDS encoding DUF4235 domain-containing protein: MNLFIKLLGTGVSLGAGLAGTKLVNTIWEKTTGQKAPTGKNEDVPTSLRSALTFALISASVSAIIQVLANRGTQRAITRFAKSQDIV, from the coding sequence ATGAACCTTTTCATCAAGCTGCTCGGAACCGGGGTGAGCCTCGGCGCAGGCCTGGCCGGCACCAAGCTGGTCAACACCATCTGGGAGAAGACCACCGGGCAGAAAGCCCCCACCGGCAAGAACGAGGATGTCCCCACCAGCCTGCGTTCGGCGTTGACCTTCGCGCTGATCTCGGCGTCCGTCAGCGCCATCATCCAGGTGCTGGCCAACCGCGGCACCCAGCGCGCCATCACCCGCTTCGCCAAGTCGCAGGACATCGTCTAG
- the mnhG gene encoding monovalent cation/H(+) antiporter subunit G, whose protein sequence is MNPDLSGPDGWIDAVSAVFMVVGALMSLGAAIGLLRFPDLLSRMHAATKPQVLGLFLLLAAIGLQMRTWWVWPVLVVAWIFQLLTVPVSAHMVGRAGYRTKHLHRELLTADELEAVVQKAAAEAARKDSPDGGG, encoded by the coding sequence ATGAATCCTGACTTGTCCGGTCCCGACGGCTGGATCGACGCCGTCTCGGCAGTATTCATGGTGGTGGGGGCGCTCATGTCCCTGGGCGCCGCCATCGGCCTGCTCCGCTTCCCCGACCTGCTGAGCCGCATGCACGCGGCCACCAAACCGCAGGTCCTGGGCCTGTTCCTGCTGCTGGCGGCTATTGGACTGCAGATGCGGACGTGGTGGGTATGGCCCGTCCTGGTGGTTGCCTGGATCTTCCAGCTGCTCACCGTACCGGTGTCCGCGCACATGGTGGGCCGCGCGGGGTACCGCACCAAGCACCTGCACCGGGAGCTGCTCACGGCCGACGAGCTGGAGGCCGTGGTGCAAAAAGCCGCCGCCGAGGCTGCCCGGAAAGACAGCCCCGACGGCGGCGGGTAA
- a CDS encoding monovalent cation/H+ antiporter complex subunit F, which produces MMHVVLAVTAVIFSLAAAGAIMRIARGPSLLDRVLAADVLLAILAGALCIDMAVNRHLNNLMLVVAISIIGFIGSVTVARFVADRRVKPDES; this is translated from the coding sequence GTGATGCATGTTGTCCTGGCTGTTACAGCCGTCATCTTCTCGCTTGCTGCGGCCGGTGCCATCATGCGGATCGCCCGCGGCCCGTCATTGCTGGACCGGGTGCTGGCGGCCGACGTCCTCCTGGCCATCCTGGCCGGAGCCCTGTGCATCGACATGGCCGTGAACCGGCACCTGAACAACCTCATGCTGGTGGTGGCCATTTCCATCATCGGCTTCATCGGGTCCGTCACCGTGGCCCGTTTTGTGGCGGACCGAAGGGTGAAGCCCGATGAATCCTGA